From the Theobroma cacao cultivar B97-61/B2 chromosome 2, Criollo_cocoa_genome_V2, whole genome shotgun sequence genome, one window contains:
- the LOC18609316 gene encoding uncharacterized protein LOC18609316 isoform X1, translating into MGACASRPEGCVSPKLRSSKKKNRKRRKSCLKKRVSSRLSEVSSDKVDRPAPPDHHSSFTNPTCQGSIDEWFDPVAVFDSDCDEEFESVQEDVLSLNGLEGISISSISSLKDANCGEHSSLVDQMQKPGDLSAGNSACNSVGEVTRNSNSQVLNSEDVNSQSKSDGPSNKAKQPVFLDDIASSVDEGSGKEEGLLDNCGILPSNCLPCLASTVPSVEKRRSLSSSPPSARKKNALKLPFKWREGHPNATLFSSKMLLQRPKAGSQVPVCPIEKKMFDCWSHIEPGTFKVRGENYFRDKKKDFAPNHAAYYPFGVDVFLSPRKIDHIARFVELPVVSQSGKLPSILVVNVQIPLYPAALFQSETDGEGMSFVLYFKLSDSYLKELPPHFQENIRRLIVDEVEKVKGFPVDTIVPFRERLKILGRVANVEDLHMSAAERKLMHAYNEKPFLSRPQHEFYLGENYFEIDIDMHRFSYISRKGFDAFLDRLKLCILDVGLTIQGNKPEELPEQILCCIRLSGIDYMNYHQLGLSQEPSDLSAEML; encoded by the exons ATGGGGGCTTGCGCGTCGAGACCTGAAGGCTGTGTTAGCCCAAAATTAAGGTcttcaaagaagaagaaccgtaaaagaaggaaaagctGCTTGAAGAAACGAGTGTCTTCTCGGTTATCTGAGGTATCCTCCGATAAGGTTGATAGGCCTGCTCCACCTGATCATCACTCTTCCTTTACCAACCCAACTTGTCAAG GAAGCATCGACGAGTGGTTTGATCCAGTTGCAGTATTTGACTCTGACTGTGATGAGGAGTTTGAAAGTGTTCAGGAGG ATGTGCTATCTTTAAATGGTCTTGAAGGTATCTCTATATCCAGTATTTCATCTCTAAAAGATGCTAATTGTGGAGAACATTCTTCTTTAGTTGATCAGATGCAGAAACCAGGGGATTTATCAGCTGGAAATTCTGCATGCAACTCTGTTGGTGAGGTCACTAGAAATTCAAATAGTCAGGTCTTGAATTCGGAGGATGTTAATTCCCAATCAAAATCTGATGGGCCTTCAAACAAAGCAAAGCAACCTGTATTCCTTGATGATATTGCCTCCTCTGTGGATGAAGGTTCTGGAAAGGAGGAAGGATTGTTGGATAACTGTGGCATTCTTCCAAGCAATTGTTTACCTTGTCTTGCATCTACTGTTCCATCAGTTGAAAAGAGAAGGTCACTCAGCTCTAGCCCACCAAGTGCAAGGAAAAAGAATGCCTTAAAACTTCCATTTAAGTGGAGAGAAGGGCATCCCAATGCGACCCTAT tTTCTTCGAAGATGCTTCTTCAGAGGCCAAAAGCAGGCTCTCAAGTACCTGTATGCCctatagaaaagaaaatgtttgattGTTGGTCTCATATTGAGCCGGGTACTTTCAAGGTTCgaggagaaaattattttag GGATAAGAAGAAGGATTTTGCACCTAACCATGCTGCATATTATCCTTTTGGCGTTGATGTATTCTTATCTCCACGAAAAATAGATCACATAGCTAGATTTGTTGAACTCCCTGTTGTTAGCCAGTCTGGGAAACTACCATCTATCCTGGTTGTTAATGTTCAG ATTCCATTGTATCCTGCTGCACTTTTTCAGAGTGAAACTGATGGGGAAGGGATGAGTTTTGTTTTGTACTTTAAGCTTTCTGACAGTTACTTGAAGGAGCTTCCGCCTCACTTTCAAGAAAACATCAGG AGGTTAATTGTTGATGAAGTTGAGAAGGTTAAAGGATTCCCTGTAGATACAATTGTCCCATTTCGAGAAAGGTTGAAAATATTGGGTCGTGTTGCAAATGTGGAAGATCTTCATATGAGTGCAGCTGAGAGGAAGCTTATGCACGCATATAATGAAAAGCCTTTTCTTTCACGTCCACAGCATGAATTCTACTTG ggagaaaattatttcgaGATTGATATAGATATGCACAGATTCAGTTACATCTCTAGGAAAGGTTTTGATGCATTCCTAGATAGGCTAAAGCTCTGCATCTTAGATGTTGGCCTCACAATTCAG GGGAATAAACCTGAAGAGTTGCCAGAGCAGATCTTATGTTGTATACGGTTAAGCGGCATTGACTATATGAATTACCACCAACTGGGCTTAAGTCAAGAGCCCTCTGATTTAAGTGCTGAAATGTTGTAA
- the LOC18609316 gene encoding uncharacterized protein LOC18609316 isoform X2 — MGACASRPEGCVSPKLRSSKKKNRKRRKSCLKKRVSSRLSEVSSDKVDRPAPPDHHSSFTNPTCQGSIDEWFDPVAVFDSDCDEEFESVQEVDQMQKPGDLSAGNSACNSVGEVTRNSNSQVLNSEDVNSQSKSDGPSNKAKQPVFLDDIASSVDEGSGKEEGLLDNCGILPSNCLPCLASTVPSVEKRRSLSSSPPSARKKNALKLPFKWREGHPNATLFSSKMLLQRPKAGSQVPVCPIEKKMFDCWSHIEPGTFKVRGENYFRDKKKDFAPNHAAYYPFGVDVFLSPRKIDHIARFVELPVVSQSGKLPSILVVNVQIPLYPAALFQSETDGEGMSFVLYFKLSDSYLKELPPHFQENIRRLIVDEVEKVKGFPVDTIVPFRERLKILGRVANVEDLHMSAAERKLMHAYNEKPFLSRPQHEFYLGENYFEIDIDMHRFSYISRKGFDAFLDRLKLCILDVGLTIQGNKPEELPEQILCCIRLSGIDYMNYHQLGLSQEPSDLSAEML, encoded by the exons ATGGGGGCTTGCGCGTCGAGACCTGAAGGCTGTGTTAGCCCAAAATTAAGGTcttcaaagaagaagaaccgtaaaagaaggaaaagctGCTTGAAGAAACGAGTGTCTTCTCGGTTATCTGAGGTATCCTCCGATAAGGTTGATAGGCCTGCTCCACCTGATCATCACTCTTCCTTTACCAACCCAACTTGTCAAG GAAGCATCGACGAGTGGTTTGATCCAGTTGCAGTATTTGACTCTGACTGTGATGAGGAGTTTGAAAGTGTTCAGGAGG TTGATCAGATGCAGAAACCAGGGGATTTATCAGCTGGAAATTCTGCATGCAACTCTGTTGGTGAGGTCACTAGAAATTCAAATAGTCAGGTCTTGAATTCGGAGGATGTTAATTCCCAATCAAAATCTGATGGGCCTTCAAACAAAGCAAAGCAACCTGTATTCCTTGATGATATTGCCTCCTCTGTGGATGAAGGTTCTGGAAAGGAGGAAGGATTGTTGGATAACTGTGGCATTCTTCCAAGCAATTGTTTACCTTGTCTTGCATCTACTGTTCCATCAGTTGAAAAGAGAAGGTCACTCAGCTCTAGCCCACCAAGTGCAAGGAAAAAGAATGCCTTAAAACTTCCATTTAAGTGGAGAGAAGGGCATCCCAATGCGACCCTAT tTTCTTCGAAGATGCTTCTTCAGAGGCCAAAAGCAGGCTCTCAAGTACCTGTATGCCctatagaaaagaaaatgtttgattGTTGGTCTCATATTGAGCCGGGTACTTTCAAGGTTCgaggagaaaattattttag GGATAAGAAGAAGGATTTTGCACCTAACCATGCTGCATATTATCCTTTTGGCGTTGATGTATTCTTATCTCCACGAAAAATAGATCACATAGCTAGATTTGTTGAACTCCCTGTTGTTAGCCAGTCTGGGAAACTACCATCTATCCTGGTTGTTAATGTTCAG ATTCCATTGTATCCTGCTGCACTTTTTCAGAGTGAAACTGATGGGGAAGGGATGAGTTTTGTTTTGTACTTTAAGCTTTCTGACAGTTACTTGAAGGAGCTTCCGCCTCACTTTCAAGAAAACATCAGG AGGTTAATTGTTGATGAAGTTGAGAAGGTTAAAGGATTCCCTGTAGATACAATTGTCCCATTTCGAGAAAGGTTGAAAATATTGGGTCGTGTTGCAAATGTGGAAGATCTTCATATGAGTGCAGCTGAGAGGAAGCTTATGCACGCATATAATGAAAAGCCTTTTCTTTCACGTCCACAGCATGAATTCTACTTG ggagaaaattatttcgaGATTGATATAGATATGCACAGATTCAGTTACATCTCTAGGAAAGGTTTTGATGCATTCCTAGATAGGCTAAAGCTCTGCATCTTAGATGTTGGCCTCACAATTCAG GGGAATAAACCTGAAGAGTTGCCAGAGCAGATCTTATGTTGTATACGGTTAAGCGGCATTGACTATATGAATTACCACCAACTGGGCTTAAGTCAAGAGCCCTCTGATTTAAGTGCTGAAATGTTGTAA